Within Sander vitreus isolate 19-12246 chromosome 23, sanVit1, whole genome shotgun sequence, the genomic segment TTGAGTCCACGTTCACATGCTTGATTCTTCAGCTTGTCTGTCTGCAGACCCAGAAACCCCGAGCAGACTTTCTATAACAACTGGTAATCTCACCAGACTACATGCTAAAATCTCTTAATTGTGTTGTTGCCTTGCCTGCCAGTTAACATACAGCTCATTTTGTTGTAATCCAGATTTAAGACATCTAATAACGTTAATTGGCTTTACAGTGCGTAGAACTAGTACACATCGCTGTATGATGATAATATTGATTCCGGGGCTCCTTTTAAACGGCTTTTGTGCTGTTATACACAAAGTatccagtttattaggtacacctagctaaaaaCTAACGCAGTCTAATGCAACATTTCTgctataaatctgactttttacGAAGGGTATgctgttcagtttttgtttaaaaaatttagaggtgttgattcaactgtaTGGTCATTTATAGCTGTAGTTAGCGATGCTGTTGAATTGTTGTGCATTATCCCGAGAGGTGTCTATTTAGTCTGTTTTTATCAAttaggttaaataaaaaaaaataaaatgtctttaatGTCCCCAAGGGGCAATTTGGTTCACAACAGGTagccaacacatacacattcgcacaaaaaaacatgaaataataagtggataagaacataaatacacattaagACTATAAAAGACATGGGCAGGGATGGCAGATGACCTATAGTTTGTTGAGAAACCCAACAGCTCATGGTACAAATGATCTCAGGTGTCTTAGACCTGGCACGTTTTCGGGAGGTATACCTCCTTCCTGATGGCAGGAGGCAAAACTCAGAGTGTTTAGTATGCTTGATGTCAATTCCAGTGTTCTACAGTTGCTTGTATACTTCTCTACTGTCttaaagatgacatgtttacatgccacaCATTTTCTCGTTGTTCAGATCCGTCCCTAAAAAGTCCTCGGAGCTGTCTGCGCAGCACAGACAAGATGTTGAGAAGTGCTTCATCACAGGTGAGCAAGAAATGATTATTACTAGACCACATACAGTGTTccccctaggtttgtggaagacttaggtgcacgtaTTTGGTGGGGGGTTTAGGGTttctccctcaagaaaatgtttttttcagaagaaatatgcaatttcacatcattgtggaccattattatttccatatctgtgtctaaaacagtGGAAAGgctagagcagataattaaTAGATAAcattcaaaaagcttaaagacaagtccactggggaccaagtacaaccattagatctgagaaaattCATTtggttagttttgatgctcacattgattttacgTCCGTCGGTTTAGGCGGTGCCAAAAATGGCTTAAGTGCTGCACCTATGCCTTATAATAGTAGGGCTAACCTTGACATCTATCAGGTACACTTCTAGAAAGACTACTAATACTTGCGGCTTTACAAAGTAAATATTTGATCTCATCCCTCCACAGATTTTCAGACAGGTGGTGCGATACAGAAGCACAGACACCAGCCTCATCCTGGAGAGATGTGAGTAAACTTTCTGTTTGACTTCCTCTCTCTTATTAACTAAACCTATCCACTCTCTACCTGTGAAACTCTTCTGTCTAATAATGGGGATCTTCTGTGTCTTTATTCCAGCGATAAACCGTGTGCAGCTGTTAGGCCGAGTGGGTCAGGACCCAGTGATGAGACAAGTGGAGGGTCGTAACCCGGTTACCATCTTCTCTTTAGCAACCAATGAAATGTGGCGGTCTGGAGACGGAGAGACGAGTGCAACAGGTACAGTGTTGAGTCATACTTGATGatagaaatacagaaaaacagttttttttaaacttactgTGCTTTATGCTAAAACGGTAAGAACTCCACAGCACGCCACAAACATAAACTAAAGACCCACATATTTATTATGCATATAGTAACTAATCATGCGCCTGAGAAAATAGATTCAAGATTTTAGTTTGCTTTTGAAAGTAGACAAGATTGGGACAGATCTCCGGTCAGCTGGCACAAACTAACGAAAAGTGCCCTCACCAGATTCGGTTATAGTTTAGTCAGATTTTGTTGCTGTCCAGCTGGAAAACGTCATGACCATCAACGGACAATAAAACCCTCCTCCCAGGCTCATGTAAATTAGTTAAGAGTTTTTGATCTGACACTTCAGAGCTGTTGAGTAATAATCTGACACAAAACATCCAGACTTGGACTTCCTTAACAGATGACAAAGTGCTGGAGTCGTGTTGTACAGGGCCCATTGTATACgattaaatatattattcaaCTGTGATCACACAGGGACAAAATGCACACTGCAACTAACGACTGTTTGCTGTCGATCATTTTCTCAGTTAATCCATTAGTTCTTTTATCgactaaaatggtgaaaaaagtcGATCAGTGTCCCcccccaaagcccaagatgacgccctcaaatgtctcgttttgtccacaactcaaagatattcagtttactgtcacagaggagtgaagacgctagaacacattcacatttaagaagctggaatcagagaatttttacttcttcttttcttaaaaaaaaatgacacaaaccgATAAATtgattgtcaaaatagttgccaattaattAAATGGTTGACAACTCATCAACTCactgattaatctttgcagctcacTTCAGGGTTGTGGCTGAAATATCCTTTGGCGTTTCAGTGTCAGTGTTTTTCCTGCAGGAAGTGTGTTGCTGAAGGtgcacacatttatttgatGTCGCTGTCCAGTGAAAAGAGTTTggtgatttatttttgtttttcacataaACTGAATGTTTGAGTGTTGCTTTTTATGGGTTGAGGAAATGCTCGGGCTAAATAAACCATTAACGTCAtacattatatgtatatataaattgtaatttccccactggggatcaataaagtataaataaatttaaaaaaatctaattagatTATCTGAATAAAAGAACATTGCCACAGAGCTGGAAACAAGGCTGTTCTTCTTGGCTCCTGAAAAGTTAATGTTTTGGAGATGCATGGTTTTCACAGGACAATGATCTTACATTCCTGTTGAAAGGTTAAATCAACAGATTGTAACAGTTCATTATTAGTACATTTTCTTGTAGaataatgtttattttagcGATTAGTGTCATGATATTGACAGCTGATGGACTTATTTATGGTTTGAGCTTTTGAGAATGAATTGGCCATGGAGCCGGTGTTTAAATAAGTCAAGATATTGCTGTGACACTAGCTGTAAATTGGACTCGCGATCTGCTCTGCAAGTGTCGTAATCTGCCACTAGAGGTCGTTGTTGCACTCTGATTTCTGTCTCTAAAAGTGAACACATACGACATTACCGTTGTTGGATTTCAAGGTTTTAAACGACCATGTACAGCGTGTGAAGGTGAATCAAAACGACACAAAAGGGCACTGTAATACTGTGTCTGACCCTGAAGCATTAATCTCCAACCCTTATGCATCATTCACCGTCCTACATTTAAAactatgaatgaaaaaaaaagaaacgccgTTAAGTCAGTACAGACAGCCTTCAGTGGAGGTTTACATATACTCCTATTTTTATCATCTGTGTTTTTACAATGTTCTTAGTCACTTGTAGACTGTACAAGTTCATTATGTGAATCAGAATCTGGTTTGATGCcaagtaggttttcacatacaaggaatttgctgTGTCGTACGGTCACAATAAACACAGtaagagaaaagaaataaacaagtaCTGCACAACAAGTCAagaatcttaaataaaaaatagacatTTACAATTAAAGATTTGTTAAtaggtttaaaaaataaaaaaagagctaTACAGTGTTTAAAACAACGTGTGCAAAAATGTTGACTAAGTACTGTGCGAATGTTGACAGTATAAAGTGCATAAGGAAATGTGCGAAAAGGGTTTGTGCTGCGGCGTGTAGCATCCGTGAGGCTGAAGTATGTGCTGTGTTTTGTGACTCCAGGTGACATCAGTCAGAAGACGACGTGGCATCGCGTGTCCGTGTTCAAACCTGGTTTGAGAGACGTGGCCTACCAGTACGTCAAGAAAGGGTACGACCAGCACGCTCCCTGTACGGGCCCAGAACTACACCTCcaatacatttgtttatttgtatttacttttttgatagtatagagctgaagatctttgcccgaacccgacgggacccgGCGGTTCAGTCGGGTTCGGGCTTAATTTcaatcattttacacgggctcgggccgggctcgggctcgggctgGGCTGGGCTCGGGCGTGTGCTCCGGGTTGCACAGTAAATGAGCGGATGCTGAGGAgttgaaacggaggctggcctctggaggacttattttatttctttgttccaactgaCATGCATTTTGGTTTTGTGGTTGGCGTCTTGGACCACTACATGTCTAAAAGTGAGGCtctatgcaaaatgtatatCTTCAGCATcttaaaggctttttttttttataacgaACAGCAGCTGAGGTTAAATGTATTTCAAGTTACAGAGGATTCCTGTGATGAAGTTTtcataacaaaaaaacaggatGATCCACTTGGTGTCCATTTGTATGCTTCCTCACATCTGATTTAAGCTGAACACAGCTGCTGTTTCTTGTCCGTGAGGACTCTAGAAATGTGTTGCATGGCATTGCAAAACATTAATTTGGCAGATGGCTCGGGATGGGACGATAGACGTTTGTCACAGTGAGGGATTTTGCTGTCCATTCCTATAATTATTCTGGGTGCACACTAAGCCATTGTGGgcagtttatgttttttttgttgtttttttacatcaatGTGGTGATGTTACTTTCATTTGTCAggtatttcattcattttattagtCAGAAACTAAACCTCTATCTATTAACAGGTTCTCAATTGATTGTCAAGAAACTTTACTatcacgatatatatatatatatatatatatctatcgtAATATAAAATGACATGTGAGGTGGTTAGAggattttatttgtattgctgGCTTCCAGCAGACACTTTGTTCTTTTGTCCAACGTGAGAAACAAAAGCTAGATGTCATCAAGGtttatttgctttgttttattatttgctcctttttttttttttttcaaacctgCAGAGATGATTTGATACAAAGGTTTTCTCTTTATCTGAATGTCTAAAACTGGATAAAATATGTtgaaattgttcttttttactTACAAAAGGGATGGGTGTTTCATCATGAGCttaaaaagccagaaaatgtgggaatgcagtgtttcctctatgttgaatttgtagtggcggcccgccatggcaacatttctgccgccacggtataagaaatagggcagacgcacaatgtcGTCGCagttgccttttaaattatcctgccgacataatgcaccccccgttggctgccgctcacattgcaatttaacaacaagtagaactattcagaggttattgggcccgtccataggcgccgataccatGGGTGCGCCGGAGCTCGaacacccacggaaaatactgagcacccacggaggaaaacataaatcagcGCCTATGCGTCCAgttgttgttcggacagaccttcccccactgctaaaaaaaatcctgaaggAAACGctgcagaatgcaaataatTGTCATACATTTAGGTCCTTTCTGGCCAGAGGTTCATAAGAGTTTGCAAAAAAGTACTTCAGATAAAAGGTTGAGGCCTTTTTATCTTGGTGCCCTGCCTTCAGAGAATGTTAATTCCAGGGAAATGCAGGACTGTGAAGATTCAGAAGTGTCAACCATCAGTCAGCCAACCAAAACTCACAATAGAGGAACCATGACGTGACTGATCCCGAgtcgctctctttttctctttcaggtCAAGGATTCTCATAGAGGGGAAACTGGACTACGGAGAATATGTGGACAAGAACCAAATCAGACGCCAGGCCACCACCATCATCGCAGGTCAGACAACTAACCAGCTTCTATCAGACGTAGGGCTGGGTgccaaattcaatactttttaggcactgaccgaatTGTCTCTAAAGTATCGACTATCGAAAAATGCCTAGTCATTCAATatccaatttcaatacctaaggagtaaatctcatcagagtcagtgagccaataagcattgGGGGGATCGATACGGCATAGTATctcgatattttccgtggcaatactgtatcgttacacagacgccaagtgttggtcagtttgtctgcttgactatcccattttgcagcaataaaatgtaCATGTATCTCAATGTAATGTActggacaattctgcttccaacctgtagggggaccgaagcgggaaaagttacctagtgttgctttaacctTACACGGCGTAGAGACACACAGGGAAAAACTcagagacggggctcatgtagtaggagattaaaataaatacaaagatttgtgccgtaatgttgtaatttctttttattttataaaattggtttcggaaaaaagtattgtttaggaaccggtatcgaagtcacggtattggtatcgaaaccttttgaatgatacccagccccAGTCAGACCTGCACCTCTTTATGTGAATATGGGGCGATTAATATGCCGTTACTCGTGTTTAAAGTTGCTTTTACTTGAAAGTCGGGACGGCAACATCTTACAAGGTCGGACTTAATATCATAAAGTCGGGATTGACTTCAAccaccttcttgaaaaggttggcGTTCGAAATTTGCGCTATTCCAAAAACCTGTGAACATCCGagtctttctctgtgttctcCTTTTCTTTCGGCCATGCATCTCCACCctagccctgcaaactgttggcttgtgT encodes:
- the ssbp1 gene encoding single-stranded DNA-binding protein, mitochondrial, with protein sequence MLRSASSQIFRQVVRYRSTDTSLILERSINRVQLLGRVGQDPVMRQVEGRNPVTIFSLATNEMWRSGDGETSATGDISQKTTWHRVSVFKPGLRDVAYQYVKKGSRILIEGKLDYGEYVDKNQIRRQATTIIADNIVFLSDNIRDRT